A single genomic interval of Rhizophagus irregularis chromosome 15, complete sequence harbors:
- a CDS encoding uncharacterized protein (SECRETED:cutsite_SYS-YP; SECRETED:prob_0.8774); SECRETED:SignalP(1-22), translated as MMFVQNLGLLIILLSVINISYSYPQHRVAFNTRGYIEAINKICIHWYDYHQNEISDECDIPVGGPSSKTSPANWSIGYKLSVHTEGGTLHNGPFFWWDGWVNGIYCNDIHMHLKAGGLAIKESFNLTIVYDKCFWE; from the coding sequence atgatgttcgtacaaaatttaggattattgataattttattatctgttatcaATATTTCCTATTCATATCCCCAACATAGAGTAGCGTTTAATACTCGAGGATATATTGAggctataaataaaatatgcatTCATTGGTACGATTATCATCAAAATGAGATATCGGATGAATGCGACATACCAGTTGGAGGCCCTTCATCAAAGACATCTCCAGCAAATTGGTCAATAGGATATAAACTCTCTGTACATACAGAGGGTGGTACACTTCATAATGGACCATTTTTTTGGTGGGATGGCTGGGTAAATGGGATATATTGTAACGATATACATATGCATTTAAAAGCTGGTGGTCTTGCTATTAAAGAATCTTTTAATTTGACTATAGTTTATGATAAATGTTTCTGGGAATAA